Below is a window of Megalopta genalis isolate 19385.01 chromosome 7, iyMegGena1_principal, whole genome shotgun sequence DNA.
GATTGGTCCGAAAAGACTGAATTCAACGATGTGATTAATTTTGAAAACGATAATAAGTCGGAACTACTTTATGAATCTGATCCTTCCTTATCCATATACAGGTAAATTAAACTATAAAAATTTTGTGTTTCCACTATTTTTTACACCTATAACATTCTTGTTTAAGAAATACCTTGCTAACTCCGGAATTGTTACAAAAATGGTATGAGTCGAGAGCCTATCAGATTGAGAGGAACAGTTACATGGTCGACAACGCTTTGCAATTAATCAAAATAGCGAAGTCGCATAACATTAATGGCTTAGAAAGTTTATTGTTAGACCTAGAAACATTAGATGACCTAATTTACAAAGTTTACATAGAAGATCTGTCTTTGGACGAGCTACAAAAATTGTCTAATTTAGACAAAATTAAATTGCTGATGAGCACGACGACCGAGAAAAGTTTTGTCgacgatttaaaaaattttgtaCTTCCATTTATAAAAAGGAGACATCAATATTTGGTAAGTATTATTGTAAAATGGTCAGAAtcgaatttaaattaattattattaactttTTAATTATTAAGGATGAACTACAGACACATTTGTTTAGCGATTACTTGATATGCATTAGCAAGGAGGATCTAAAATTATCTGTGAAACTCTttgagtatttgaagatatcccaagATAATGAGATTCTGCAAATGATAGAGAATATTGCCACCTTGGCTTTAGACTGCATATATGCCTGCAACGATTCAAATATGTATGACAAAGCTATCTGCATAGTGGATTCCATCTCAAAAGATAGAGACCTGAAGAGAAGTGGTGGAATAAATTCGCTGCTCGAAGAGTTGGACAGAGAACTCGAGTGTACAAAAATTTTGAATAAATACGGGGTTACGACCACGCTGAATGCATTGAGGAAAAACAAAACCGATCCCGAGTCTGCAAAACTATTATTGATTCAAATGGCGAGGAGCTTGAACGGAACGTAAGGGAACAATGATTTTCGTAATATAAAGAAGTTTACCTCGTGCCCAGtgtgttcataatttttctttcttcttagGGTGATAGCCCCTGATGAAAAACAGTGGGCACAATTGCTGAACGATATGCTGGAAATTCACGGTATGATCTTCGCCTGTGTGGACATAGAAATATGCTTTGAGATCTGTGTATCGGCGCGACTGGTGTCAGGTGTTAAGTCCAACATACAAAGTTGTGCAGCTCTAATTGAAACTAAAAAGAATGAGCAGTCTCTGTTGAAAGTGTCCTACGAAAAAGCAGTCAACTTGATTCTCGATGCCAGCAAAGAGTATTTCAACAGTTCAAATTCTTTAACCGATGCCAACATGGAACTTGCTAGGTGGGTAgttgtatttttttatatgtatcTTTCCTctaaattaacaaataattatCATTCCAGAACTTGCCTCCATCTGATTACGGACGACAATCCGCAGATCAAGGAAGAATACGATCTGATAAATTCTCTTCAGATTTTAAACGAATTTAACATCAATATACTACCGCTTCAAGTCAGATTGATGCAAGACAGATTGAAGCTGATAGAAGACTGCTTGAATAGACGTGATGATGCTCATAAAAGTCGCCACAGACTGTTGACTCTAGCGACTTATCTGAGGATTGAAATGAATAATAGCAGAGCAAGAGAGGGGAAGGTTTTAGAATTGATAGCGAAGAAAGCATTGGAGGTACAGACTTATTGattataattctaataaaattatattattctcATCTGATAAAACTTCACAGATAAAAGACTTTACTGTTTGTGCTGCTACGTGCCAACAATTGATACATAACAGTTACATTCCCGCCTGGAAAGTCGCCTTAGACTTAGGATATTGTGATGACTACAGTGATTTAAAGACTAGACAAAAGTGTCTATGGTTTGTGATAAATAAGGGGCCTAACGATGTGCTAAGTAAAGCGCTGGATCAGATACATTTAATAGAGATACAAATGTTACATAAAGATTTGGAGCTGTGGATACCACCAAGTGATCCTGATGATCCTGATGATGCTGATAGCGAAGAAGAGTTCATAGATGCCATGACTACTGTAAGAAATTCAATACAAAAAGTGTAATATGAATACGGGGTGTAAATCTTTAAACGGAACATCCTGCATAAAGTATGATATTTCATAGCCTTGAATTTACAGCCTCAAGTTGAATCAAAAGAGTTTGTTCCAAAAGTGCTGGAGGCCTCTACGGAAATGGTCAAGACTTCTGCGAACATTATGAAAGCATCAACGGTCAGTTTAATAAGGAACATAAGCGACACCAGTTTTTGGAAATCTAGATTGAAACTAGGTTTGGAGAGTAGTCATAGCAACGTGACAGAGTACAATGATCAGGAGAATCACGAAAACAATGATGATGTCCAAAGTTTTCCATGTTTCTACGAGTGTTTGCACGAAAGAAGTAGACTTAGTAACTTGGACACCAAATATATAAACTATTCGATGCCGGATATAGAGATTACAAAGCTGAAATGTTGCCGCGCTTTTCTCAGAATAGCCATGTTGAGCGAATCTTCTTGCTATGGCATGGAAGTGAGCGATATCAATCATTGTATGTATTGCCTAAGGCATTAAGTGTcatgaatataaattaaatatttaaaaaattatgattTCCTGTTACAGTATTTTTAGAGTGTGCAAAGCATACATTGCGGGAAGACTGGCTACTGGGAATTGCTTATTTATTTAGTATACAGAAAAATTATGTAAAGGAAATACAAGATGTTCTAACCGAGCTACCGCAAACAGAGCTGCATGTACAGACTGCGATGTATTATTACTCCTTGGAGTTGCATAAGAAATTATATGGGGATACtgagaatttatatttatttagtcCATTGAGTTTAATACAAAAGATGATCAACGCAATGAAAAAGTGCAAAGAATCTGAGATGTACGAGAGCTTTAAGTATTGGCAGTCGCGTTTCCTGAATAATCAAGAGACGGATGACATCAAGttctttgattcaaatcaaataATTGAAGAGAACGATAGAGAGAATCATGAGGAGAGGGTGGAACATGACAATGATCTCATTCAGAGTCCTGTATGTGAGGAATTTAAAGAGCAAAAGAAATCGGCTGAGAAGTCTATTTCTCAGCTTGATggtgaaataaaaaaagattatAAGGATGACGACAAGGGTGACATGGAATGGACAGATGATTGGGGTAATTTTTCTGACGAGGAGGTAGTAGAAACTGTGAACAAAAAGCAAAACATTCCAAAGCAAAAACCATGTATAGAGGATGATATTTCGTTTACAAAAGAAATTGGCGATTGTGCGACAGAAGAGGACCGTTTCAAAGCGTTTGAAAACGTGTATGATAAAATACAAAGCAAGGATCATTTTAATGAGATGAAAGAAATAGTGTTAAAATGGCCAAAATTTAGCAATCCTGAGTACACGGCTGTCGACAAACATCCCATTTACAAAATGATGAAACTAATTAACGTGTACGAAACCGAGACAGATGCAAGTAAACAGAAACAGATTTTCCAAGAATACAAAGATTTAATGGCAGCCTTATCTTCGCTAGACGtaagtattaataaataatgtcTTGTAAGTTGGAGGAAAAAAAAGCTACATGTTAATAATACTTTTAGACGCTTAAAGAGTTCTTGAACAAGGCAGAAATTCCTCTGGGTCATGCAGTTTATATCAGATTAGACATGGATGATCCAGAGCTTCATGAAGAAGCTGTGAATATCCTCAAAGAAAAGCATAAAGTAGGTTTatactaaaataaaatgtttttagGTATTATAATAGTACTACATTTACTTATACAATCtacattttgtttttttttaggaAATTACATTATCGCCGCCTATATTGGAGAcgttatttttgaaaaatttgacAATTTCTTTTGATCCAAATCACGAAGTATATGGACGAATTATTGAGCACGTACTCGTTAATCAATCGTTAACAAATACAAGGGAAAATGCGGAGTTCCTTATACGAGAATTAAAGAAAAAGAAGCATATATCGCACGCTTTATGCATAATTGGATTAATAGAGGATATACCGCCCTCATTGCGCACATTCGACACCTGTTTTGAACTTCTTATGAAAATATAATCGTTTATCTTTTCATCGTACGTTTTAGCGGAAGCTGTGATTtcgaattgaaaaaaataatgtaaatacaCTATACTTCGGTTtggtattatttattgtatacgaAAAGCTTTTATTAAAAATGGAAGATagaaccgatttcgatggacATGGAATCGGCACAAAGCTTTTACTTCACGTGTGTATCTTACGATACACTAAAATTATTTTGTAcatacttcaaatatttgttactcATGTTATTTGTAAATATGAATGTGATATCTACGTTAGAATATATATCTACACGGGACATACCTAATTTGTAACAGCTTACTCCTTTCTTTTCAATTCTCCGTTACTTCGTTACTCGTTTAATCGGTgagaaatacaaatttttctcATTAATTTTCACACTGATTGAAAAAGTCCATCAAACTTCCCGAAGCTGGCGATGAACTGTGTTCAAATAAAGGTGGTGCATAGAGAGCACCTGATTGGTGGAAAGAGACTGAAGTTAGTGCGCATGCGTCCGCAAGTATAGTATTACAGACCTTTTAAATTCCTAATAGAAAACGCCGGTGACTCCATCTCGTATTTATCAAGCAGCTATACATCTCTAGATAATACCATTTATGTAATGAAATCTGTACAGAAGATACCGTCCTGctgaatccgtaaaatcacgtGACTAGTCTAGTCCGTTAACGAGTCTAACTCGTaatggagatttctagtaagAATCTGTTAAGTATAAATGTTGTTCCGTTCTTTTaagttggaataaaattctgttcttctCACCGTAATATTTAAGTATTCAAGGGGAAATGTTGGCAtacaataaatacatattttttctttttttaagaaattattataatcgaaACATTTCTAATCATCATAACTGGAAAGAAAATGACatggcaaagggttaatgataTTTATCTTGATAACTATCTTTTCGATTGTACAACTCCTTCCTGACGATAAATTCCAAAAAAAGTGTCACGTACCTATGTATCGCACATGTGACAGCGCAACGTCAGTCGTATCGTTTACTGAGCACTGTGTCCTCTTACGGCACGTGGGAAAAATAACTATCATATGTAATTTCTGTAGGTCACTATAACCTCAAAACATCGCATTATGCATAATCAATCTGTGAGAAGTAGCTTTTGAACGGAGCCAATAGTATTAAGATATCGTAGTCGGGCCTTCGTTCGTTTTTTATTACTGACGAAATGGCAATTATGAAGATACTGCTACGACCAGACATCGCGAGGTTTACAGTTGTCAGAGTGAGTCATATTTCGTGTGCCATCATTGTTATGTTTGATTCTGGCTTCTGCACTTTAAGGTGGATCCGTCATGCATGCCTTCTTTTGTTTATGACTTGAATCTGTTGTTGTGACCTATTTACAAGGATTCGCTACGAAAACATCAAAAAATCGAACGAGATCAAGAGTAATAATGTTCGTATCATGTTTGATCTATAAAACGCAATTTCGTTGTTTGATAGAGACCTTAGGAAGTTTTTATTCATGTTTCTTTCGGAGCCTGTTCGGAATATAGTtgattaaaaattcaaatttactGTCGATGCTGTGACAGCGTAATTTGTGATTTTAATTCGACTTCAAATTATTCGATTATGCGCCGAAAAACCAATGATGCAAAGTTTCTGTCACATTACAATAGGTACTGGTATAAAAATATACTGCATAGTATCCGAGTcaagtatatttttatatccTGTCTCAAGGTCTGTGAGACATTTTTAATGTCTTGTTCCAAAAATATGAAGTAGCCGCACAACTCCAAAGAATATCAGTCACTTTTACAAGTAAATGTGTACAACTTTGTTAGGGttcataaaaataacaaatttcACAAAATTTTGCTAACATCctcttctttttattttcaGCATTTAAGTTTGAAGCCAAAGTTTGGTTTACTATTCGATATAGATGGTGTGATAGTACGTGGTAAAAATGTATTGCCACCTGTACCAGAGGCCTTCAAACGACTCCAAGGAAAAGATGGAAAGTTCTGTGTACCAACCGTATTTGTCACCAACAGTGGAAATGCCTTGCGTAGCCAGAAGGCAGAAGACCTATCCAAATGGATAGGGTTCGAAGTAAAGGAGTCACAAGTGGTGATGGCACACTCGCCGTTGAGATTGTTCCAGCAGTATCACAATAAACGTGTCTTAATATCTGGTCAAGGTCCAATTAGAGAAATAGCCCAAGAGTTGGGCTTCCATAATACCATAACTATCGAAGAATTAGTAAAAAATTTTCCATCGCTGGACTATGTGAACATGGAAAAGAGAAATCCATTATGCGGTCCTGTAGATCCAAACTTTCCTACCATCGAGGGTATTGTGTTGTTCAGCGAGCCAATTTCTTGGGAAACTCCGTTACAATTGATGGTGGATTTGCTGTTGACTAATGGCATGCCTACTTCCTTGCCGGATGAAATTCCTTATCCTAACATTCCAGTTTTGGCATGTAACATGGACCTGTTGTGGGTATCCGAAGCATTGATTCCCAGATACGGGCACGGTGCCTTCTTATTATGTCTGGAATCGCTTTACAAGAAGATCACAGGAAAGGACATGATATATTCTGCTCTAGTCGGGAAGCCTTCCCAAGTTACCTACTATCACGCGAATCATATGCTCCGGGAGCATGCTGAAAGTATTGGAATAAGTCATAACGTTGACACGATATATGCTATtgggtaaatcatttatttaacaACAACTGACTAAGATGGAAGTTCCAGCTGACACTAAACTACACATATTTTTTTTCCAGTGACAACATCAACACTGACATTTTTGGTGCAAATTTGTATGATAAGTATCTGTCCCGTTGCGGAATGAAGGATACCCTCGCGCCTCAGAAACTTCAGAAACTGCTTGGTAGGGATGTAGAGCTGCCCAGCGCGAAAGCTTGTATCAGTATTTTAGTTGAAACTGGGGTCCATCGACGAGATTCCAGCTACGTAGCAGATCACTGTCCCAGAGATTTCTTACCAGTCGACGACAGCTTATGTAAACCCGCGTTCGTAGTGAAAGACGTTGGCGAAGCTATCAATCTAGCGTTCAAAGAGGAGAAATTCGACTGAAGATGGTGTACATAGGATGTAATTTAGCCTTGGAGTGTTCAGATTCTCACGTTGgttaagaaacaaagaaacaatgtAGATTGACTTCGCTAACGTAAGTATTACACACACTTTCGTTTAGCTATGTTCTAAAGCCAGATAGCAAGATTGATAGGGGGATAGGAGGCAGCGACAGATAGCCACGatatacatatttttctttttttctttatgACATTTGTTTTTCGACATTTCTTCCTATCGAAGAATATTATCATTGTAATCGTACGGCTAGCACACCAGATGAAACTAAAGAACGGTCTTAGATgtatcgcggatttttatgtatatttatctcttatgatttacgttcaagagtattatatttaaaagaatgttcggatatttatgtatataccAGTAGGCGCTCGATAAGTAGCCTCCCGCTAACACGCGCGCTTTCTGTTTTATTGAAATGTTTTAGCACATATTTCAAACGGATAATTTTGTGAATAAATTTCAAGAAACCATTGTATAAGTAGCCGCGTTCCAGAAGTCCTTAAATATAGCTGCTGATCGAGCGTCCGCTATACATGCATGTATAGGCAACTCTTAGTTGAACTTTTACCATGTTATAGAATTAATCGTTGCGTTCATCGATTTCGACATCCCGTTTTTATCTATGCCGATTTATAATTTGATTACGCTATCGACGACGATGATCATGCTAAATGCCAGTTACCGTCtatttgtttttattgttcggGAAACTGTAATCGCAGATATAAGAGCTGAACGATTCGTGATCTCATCAGTGTTCAACTATCTGCGCGTGATCCAAGATCCATCGTTTTGAGCGTTCTTCGCCAAATACCGCTTTGTACATTAAACCTGATCTAGTCCTACAAGACAGTTTCCACCGTCTGCCAGCGGTCACGAAACACGTGTCGGCGTGGACGATGTAGAACTGCGAACGGTCAGCCACAAAAGCTTTCTTTGTCGGAACGGAACAGTGGAGGAAGTAGTGgaacgcaagtatctggacgCACACACGAAACTGTAATATTGTACAAGACATTGAATACGCACACAGCCTATCCAGCTGCCGACAGATAGATGCACACAGAAGCGATCCAGATGTCCGCTGAGACGAAGACTGACCGCCATACAAGCAAAATCAAATCGTCAACCGCTTGCAGAACTAGTCCGTGATTTGCGTTAACTTTAGCGAGTCGGGGAGAAACGAGGGAATCAATGGCTGACCTTCTTCGAGGTTGCCGAGTTCGAACTGTGTCCTTCAGTTTATTTCCAAAAAATCATTATCAGGTCTCGAACAATGAATCCTGCTTAAGCTGTACTTACGCGTATCTATCGCACCACTGTCAATTAAAGACAGAGACACGGAGCAGTAGAGTCTCAGGTGGGGACAGTTTTGCCGCAATCGATCAAATTAGTTTGCTCTTGCTCCGACTTCGCTGGATCAGCGATAACGGAACAGATCTTTTGAAGCACAGTTTTCACTCGGTACCTACGGATCGTATCAATCTTGGAGAAATCGTTGGTCCTCGATAATAGGGATGGGACACTGTGAATCTAGTAACTCTCCACGAATAGCGAAGGACAATTATAAAAGCAGTTACTTATACATATGTAGAGTATTGCCAGTTCGAAGCAATACGTATGTTATACATATtatgtacatgtatatatgtacatggTGAGCCACTTAAACATTTAAATGTCTCTCTCTTGCGAACTATAGTTCCGCGTAAGAGCTTCTCAGAGCGAAGTTAGGCATCCTCGAGAAAACTCTGTCTTGTAATAACGCGGCGATATTTCCGTTCGattcaattaatttttattcttaCTTCTTCAGATCTATAATCTCCTTCAAGATCCAACTTTGTCCTTCCTTCCGTACAAACCTAAATGACCCTGAACGAAGATAGCCACGTGTTCTCCGCCGAGTGGCTGATCCTGTGTAGGTACGTCTATCGTGAAATGATCGCGTAGGAGTCTTGTCCGTAAAGTACCTGTGACTTTTATGGAGCAaattagaatttattttagTAAACTGTgtcgttcgttcatttgattCTCAGCTCCTTCACCTCCTCTATGGAAGCCACAGGCTGTGCCAAGGTCTTTCTCCCCCGATCTTTCCGATGTTCACCAAAAAGATCCTCGGAAAGCAAAACCGGCCGAGGCGAACCAGAATTGTTAAACGACACGCACATATCAGCGGAGAAGACACACGCGAAGAGACTCGAAATTGTTCTGTTAATCATTCGAAACGAATCTGTATAGACTAGTCTAGTCTAGCTGAGCGACGCACAAATCATTGCTGGATCCTCGCAGCACGCGAGGATCATGAACGAGCGAAGTTCGATTATTTTTGGCGAAAAGAAACGCGGTATGTCAGCACTGGAAGCATCGAACCGGCAAGAGCGACCAATTTGAAACGTTTCCGCGCAATTATTCTCAGTCCTTTTAAAGCGTTCGGTGCTTCCAGCGTTGTAGAACAATGTTCCTcgcaattttttgtaatgcttcGTATTAAGGGAACGGACAaacaaaaaattgttcaaacgtTCTATCGGCAAGCTGACACTGATTTC
It encodes the following:
- the LOC117229246 gene encoding haloacid dehalogenase-like hydrolase domain-containing 5, with protein sequence MAIMKILLRPDIARFTVVRHLSLKPKFGLLFDIDGVIVRGKNVLPPVPEAFKRLQGKDGKFCVPTVFVTNSGNALRSQKAEDLSKWIGFEVKESQVVMAHSPLRLFQQYHNKRVLISGQGPIREIAQELGFHNTITIEELVKNFPSLDYVNMEKRNPLCGPVDPNFPTIEGIVLFSEPISWETPLQLMVDLLLTNGMPTSLPDEIPYPNIPVLACNMDLLWVSEALIPRYGHGAFLLCLESLYKKITGKDMIYSALVGKPSQVTYYHANHMLREHAESIGISHNVDTIYAIGDNINTDIFGANLYDKYLSRCGMKDTLAPQKLQKLLGRDVELPSAKACISILVETGVHRRDSSYVADHCPRDFLPVDDSLCKPAFVVKDVGEAINLAFKEEKFD